A part of Flavobacteriaceae bacterium GSB9 genomic DNA contains:
- a CDS encoding N-acetylornithine carbamoyltransferase: MKHYTSIHDIDNINSWIEEAKKLKQTPLNNIELGKNKTLGLLFFNSSLRTRLSTQKAALNLGMNPIVMNVSGDAWGLEFEDGTVMNGSTAEHIREAAAVVSQYCDIIAVRAFPTLTDKVKDESEQVLNAFKRYASVPIVNMESATGHPLQGLTDALTISEHAKTKRPKVVLSWAPHIKALPHAVANSFTQVMQKLDVEYVIANPEGYDLNPEITGNTKVYHNQEEAFKDADFVYVKNWSSYEDYGKVLSTDPNWMITKEKLGDAKFMHCLPVRRNVIVEDAVLDSGSSLVIEQANNRTYAAQLVLKKLLENNK; the protein is encoded by the coding sequence ATGAAACATTACACCTCCATACACGATATAGATAATATCAATTCATGGATTGAGGAAGCTAAAAAATTAAAGCAGACACCTTTAAATAATATAGAATTAGGAAAGAACAAAACCCTTGGGTTGTTGTTTTTTAATTCCAGTTTGCGTACCCGTTTGAGTACGCAAAAGGCGGCTTTAAATTTAGGGATGAATCCTATTGTTATGAATGTTTCTGGCGATGCTTGGGGGCTGGAGTTTGAAGATGGCACGGTAATGAATGGCTCAACGGCCGAACACATAAGGGAAGCTGCTGCGGTGGTGTCGCAATACTGTGATATTATTGCCGTGCGTGCTTTCCCAACGTTAACAGATAAAGTAAAGGATGAAAGCGAACAAGTGCTCAATGCTTTTAAGAGGTACGCATCCGTGCCTATTGTAAATATGGAAAGTGCCACAGGCCATCCATTACAGGGGCTCACAGATGCTTTAACCATTTCGGAGCATGCCAAAACTAAAAGGCCCAAAGTGGTTTTAAGTTGGGCGCCTCATATAAAAGCGTTGCCACATGCCGTAGCCAATAGTTTTACACAAGTGATGCAAAAATTGGATGTAGAATACGTTATTGCCAATCCTGAAGGTTACGATTTGAACCCTGAAATTACGGGGAATACAAAGGTTTATCACAACCAGGAAGAAGCCTTTAAGGATGCCGATTTTGTTTATGTGAAAAATTGGAGTTCATACGAAGATTATGGAAAAGTGCTCAGCACCGACCCCAATTGGATGATTACCAAAGAAAAGTTGGGTGATGCAAAATTTATGCACTGCTTGCCTGTTCGCCGTAACGTAATTGTTGAGGATGCGGTGTTGGATAGCGGTAGTTCATTGGTTATCGAGCAGGCTAATAATCGTACCTATGCCGCGCAGTTGGTGTTGAAGAAACTGTTGGAGAATAATAAATAG
- the proB gene encoding glutamate 5-kinase, with the protein MQKKTRVLLKVGSNTLTKETNNISRGKIEDIANQIAQLQDTHEFVIVSSGAIAVAKQFVKLESKKKDVFVKQALASIGQPHLIRIYQEIFREYGLLTSQCLLSYSDFEKKESRKNIVNTINVLVNNNYIPIINENDTVATDEIKFGDNDKLGALTASLLKADLFIIATNTNGIYTKESFENGAPKTIGTVHDFEELANQVVNSKSSHGSGGMQSKIEAASVAKNANIETWIVNGLADNFILDAIEHKVPFTKIQ; encoded by the coding sequence ATGCAAAAGAAAACACGTGTTTTACTAAAAGTAGGCTCAAATACCCTCACGAAAGAGACCAACAATATTTCTAGGGGTAAAATTGAAGATATTGCTAATCAGATAGCACAGCTTCAAGATACGCATGAGTTTGTTATTGTGTCATCAGGAGCCATTGCCGTAGCTAAACAATTTGTGAAATTGGAGAGCAAAAAAAAGGACGTTTTTGTAAAACAGGCCTTGGCATCTATTGGTCAGCCACATTTAATTCGTATTTATCAGGAAATTTTTAGGGAATATGGCTTGTTGACCTCACAGTGTTTATTGTCATATTCAGATTTTGAAAAGAAGGAAAGCCGAAAAAACATCGTCAATACCATCAATGTTTTGGTGAACAATAATTATATTCCCATCATTAATGAAAATGACACGGTGGCTACAGACGAAATTAAGTTTGGTGATAACGATAAGTTGGGGGCTTTAACGGCTTCGTTGTTAAAAGCCGATTTGTTTATTATAGCAACTAATACAAATGGTATTTATACGAAGGAATCATTCGAAAACGGTGCACCAAAAACCATTGGAACGGTACATGATTTTGAAGAATTGGCCAATCAAGTGGTCAATTCAAAATCTTCCCACGGTAGTGGCGGTATGCAGTCGAAAATTGAAGCGGCTTCTGTAGCCAAAAATGCTAATATTGAAACCTGGATTGTTAACGGTTTGGCTGATAATTTTATATTGGATGCCATCGAGCATAAGGTGCCTTTTACCAAAATACAATAA
- a CDS encoding aminotransferase class III-fold pyridoxal phosphate-dependent enzyme, with product MPLFDVYPLYDVTPVSAKGLYVYDDKDNEYLDLYGGHAVISIGHAHPKYVEAVSKQVSELGFYSNAIQNPLQKQLAEKIETLSGCTDYQLFLCNSGAEANENALKLASFKTGKSRVVSFKNGFHGRTSAAVAATDNPNIIAPINAQQKVTILELNDILGVKAELEKGDVCAVIVEFIQGVGGLDQGTADFFEQVYALCQANNTMFIADEVQSGYGRSGKFFAFQHYNVTPDIISIAKGMGNGFPIGGILIHPNIEAKHGMLGTTFGGNHLACAAGLSVLNVIEEEELMDNVNAMSEYFLKLANSVPQIKNIKGRGLMLGLEFDFEVGELRKKLIYEHRIFTGGASNKKLLRILPPLTIKKDHINHFFEALIEAVSEVEEDHLQNV from the coding sequence ATGCCATTATTTGATGTTTATCCATTGTACGATGTAACCCCGGTTTCGGCAAAGGGACTGTATGTTTACGACGATAAGGATAATGAATATTTAGACCTCTACGGCGGGCATGCCGTGATTTCCATTGGCCATGCGCATCCAAAATATGTTGAAGCCGTTTCGAAACAGGTTTCAGAATTAGGGTTTTATTCCAACGCTATTCAAAATCCATTACAAAAGCAACTGGCTGAAAAAATTGAGACACTTTCGGGCTGCACAGACTACCAATTGTTTTTGTGCAATTCTGGTGCCGAAGCTAACGAGAACGCCTTAAAATTAGCCTCGTTTAAAACGGGTAAATCGCGTGTGGTTTCGTTTAAAAATGGATTTCACGGACGTACATCGGCAGCTGTTGCAGCAACAGATAATCCAAATATTATTGCGCCAATTAATGCACAGCAAAAGGTAACGATTTTAGAACTAAATGATATTTTAGGTGTCAAAGCAGAACTTGAAAAGGGCGATGTTTGTGCGGTAATTGTTGAGTTTATTCAGGGGGTTGGTGGATTAGATCAAGGCACGGCCGATTTTTTCGAGCAAGTGTACGCGCTATGCCAAGCTAATAATACGATGTTTATTGCCGATGAGGTGCAGTCGGGCTATGGGCGTTCGGGTAAGTTTTTTGCATTTCAACACTATAATGTAACCCCCGATATTATTTCGATTGCTAAAGGTATGGGCAACGGATTTCCTATTGGCGGTATTTTAATCCACCCAAATATTGAAGCCAAGCATGGTATGTTAGGTACTACGTTTGGTGGTAACCATTTGGCTTGTGCAGCCGGTCTGTCAGTTTTAAATGTTATAGAAGAAGAGGAGTTAATGGATAACGTTAACGCCATGTCGGAATACTTTTTGAAATTGGCAAATAGTGTTCCGCAGATAAAAAATATAAAGGGTAGGGGCTTGATGCTTGGTTTGGAATTTGATTTTGAAGTGGGCGAATTACGAAAAAAGCTCATTTATGAGCATCGCATATTTACCGGAGGCGCTTCCAATAAAAAACTGTTGCGAATTTTACCACCATTAACCATAAAAAAGGACCATATCAATCACTTTTTTGAGGCTTTGATTGAAGCGGTATCGGAAGTTGAAGAAGACCACTTGCAGAATGTTTAA
- the argC gene encoding N-acetyl-gamma-glutamyl-phosphate reductase, with protein MKQIQVGIIGGAGYTAGELIRLLINHPEAEINFVFSTSNAGNKISKVHRDLVGTLDLEFTDTVNPNVDVLFLCLGHGNSVKFLSANSFSENTKIIDLGNDFRLEAGKVFDGKTFVYGLPELQRKAITEANYIANPGCFATAIQLGLLPLANKNLLITDVHINAVTGATGAGTSLSATTHYTWRDNNFSYYKPFTHQHLGEINQSVKQLQNGFANDILFMPNRGNFSRGIFATIYTDFEGSVDDAKRIYNEFYKNAAFTFVSDDFLHLKQVVNTNNCLVHLHKYEGKLLITSIIDNLLKGASGQAVQNMNLMFGLDEATGLHLKATYF; from the coding sequence ATGAAACAGATTCAAGTAGGAATAATTGGTGGGGCAGGATACACAGCTGGTGAATTAATTAGATTATTAATAAATCATCCCGAAGCTGAAATTAATTTTGTGTTCAGTACATCAAATGCGGGTAATAAAATAAGCAAGGTGCACCGAGATTTGGTGGGTACATTGGATTTAGAATTTACCGATACTGTAAACCCAAACGTTGATGTGTTGTTCTTATGCTTAGGGCATGGTAATTCGGTAAAATTTTTATCGGCAAATTCGTTCTCTGAAAACACTAAAATTATCGATCTAGGTAACGATTTTAGATTGGAGGCCGGTAAAGTTTTTGATGGAAAAACTTTTGTATATGGCTTACCGGAATTACAGAGAAAAGCTATAACCGAAGCGAACTATATTGCTAATCCAGGCTGTTTTGCTACGGCCATTCAGCTGGGACTGTTGCCATTGGCTAATAAAAATTTGCTTATCACCGATGTGCATATTAACGCTGTAACAGGAGCAACTGGTGCCGGTACATCGTTATCGGCAACCACGCATTATACTTGGCGCGATAACAACTTTTCCTATTATAAGCCTTTTACGCATCAACATTTGGGCGAGATTAACCAATCGGTTAAACAGTTGCAAAATGGTTTTGCAAACGATATTTTGTTTATGCCCAATCGTGGAAATTTTTCAAGGGGGATTTTCGCCACCATTTACACGGATTTTGAAGGTTCGGTAGATGATGCTAAACGCATTTATAACGAATTCTATAAAAATGCTGCTTTTACCTTTGTTTCAGATGATTTTTTACATTTAAAACAGGTAGTAAACACAAACAATTGTTTGGTGCATTTACACAAGTACGAAGGTAAATTGTTGATAACAAGTATTATTGATAATTTATTGAAAGGTGCTTCTGGCCAGGCTGTTCAGAATATGAATTTAATGTTTGGTTTAGACGAAGCAACAGGGTTGCATTTAAAAGCAACCTATTTTTAA
- a CDS encoding argininosuccinate synthase, producing MKKLVIAYSGGLDTSYCAVSLSKEYDVHAVSVNTGGFTKKEIDHIESNAYKMGVSTYKNIDAVATFYQKVVKYLIFGNVLKNNTYPLSVSAERIIQAIEIIEYAKSIGAEYIAHGSTGAGNDQVRFDMIFQTLAPNIKIITPIRDEKLTRQQEIDYLKENGIDMSWEKAKYSINKGLWGTSVGGAETLTSEKPLPNEAYPSQLKHAEEEKVKLTFEKGELVAVNGVENSPEVNIEVLNNLASAYAIGRDIHVGDTIVGIKGRVGFEAAAALITIKAHHLLEKHTLTKWQLQHKEYIASFYGMHLHEGQYLDPVMRDMEAFLQSSQDKVTGDVTVTLKPYHFSLDGISSEHDLMRAKFGSYGEENKGWTADEAKGFIKIVGNQNKIYQQVNSK from the coding sequence ATGAAAAAATTAGTGATAGCCTACAGTGGCGGGTTAGATACCTCGTATTGCGCCGTTAGTTTATCTAAAGAATACGACGTACATGCCGTAAGTGTAAACACGGGCGGCTTTACCAAAAAAGAAATTGACCACATAGAGAGCAATGCTTATAAAATGGGGGTTTCAACCTATAAAAACATAGATGCTGTTGCCACATTTTATCAAAAGGTGGTGAAGTATTTAATTTTTGGGAATGTACTTAAAAATAACACGTATCCGTTGTCGGTAAGTGCCGAGCGTATTATACAGGCCATCGAAATTATTGAGTATGCAAAAAGTATAGGGGCAGAGTATATTGCCCACGGTAGCACAGGAGCAGGTAACGATCAAGTACGTTTTGATATGATTTTTCAAACCTTGGCGCCTAATATTAAAATTATCACCCCAATTCGTGATGAAAAATTAACCAGACAACAAGAAATCGATTACCTTAAAGAAAATGGAATTGATATGTCTTGGGAAAAAGCTAAATATTCTATTAATAAAGGCCTTTGGGGGACGAGTGTAGGTGGAGCAGAAACCTTAACTTCTGAAAAACCACTTCCAAATGAAGCATATCCATCGCAATTAAAACATGCCGAAGAAGAAAAAGTAAAATTAACTTTTGAAAAAGGAGAATTGGTTGCTGTAAACGGTGTTGAAAACAGTCCTGAAGTAAATATCGAGGTGCTTAACAATTTGGCTTCAGCCTACGCCATTGGAAGAGATATTCATGTGGGCGATACTATCGTAGGTATTAAAGGACGTGTAGGTTTTGAAGCGGCTGCTGCCCTAATTACTATAAAAGCGCATCACCTTTTGGAAAAACATACGCTTACCAAATGGCAATTGCAACACAAAGAGTACATTGCGAGTTTCTACGGCATGCATCTGCACGAAGGTCAGTATTTAGATCCAGTAATGCGCGATATGGAAGCCTTTTTGCAAAGTAGCCAAGATAAAGTTACGGGTGATGTAACCGTAACGTTGAAGCCATATCATTTTTCATTGGATGGTATTTCATCTGAACACGATTTAATGCGTGCAAAATTTGGAAGCTACGGTGAAGAAAATAAAGGCTGGACTGCCGATGAAGCCAAAGGCTTTATCAAGATTGTAGGCAACCAGAACAAAATATACCAGCAAGTAAACTCGAAATAA
- the azu gene encoding azurin: MKTFQIFALLLCSVLMFGCGNKAKNKNEGFTYEKTSEPSKVVPQNPNNIVITANDAMQFNKKEIRIEAGKEVKVTLRHIGKMDKNVMGHNFVLLKQGVDVMTFGNKAAAYKNNEFIPENTQDVIAHTKLIGGGEVAVVEFDAPEKGTYEFLCSFPGHYALMRGKFIVE, from the coding sequence ATGAAAACATTTCAAATTTTCGCTTTGTTGCTTTGCTCGGTACTAATGTTTGGATGTGGCAATAAAGCAAAAAATAAAAACGAGGGTTTTACTTATGAAAAAACTTCAGAGCCTTCAAAGGTTGTACCACAAAACCCCAATAACATCGTTATAACAGCTAATGATGCCATGCAATTCAACAAAAAGGAAATAAGGATTGAAGCTGGGAAAGAAGTGAAGGTTACGCTAAGACACATTGGTAAAATGGATAAAAATGTTATGGGGCATAATTTTGTGTTGCTCAAACAAGGTGTTGACGTAATGACCTTTGGAAACAAAGCAGCAGCTTACAAGAATAACGAATTTATACCCGAAAACACTCAAGATGTTATAGCACACACTAAGCTAATAGGAGGAGGCGAAGTTGCCGTGGTAGAATTTGATGCACCGGAGAAGGGAACTTACGAGTTTTTATGTAGTTTCCCTGGACATTATGCTCTTATGCGAGGTAAATTTATTGTAGAGTAA
- a CDS encoding NADP-dependent glyceraldehyde-3-phosphate dehydrogenase, translating into MSDTFQDIPQEFKIESIYHQNTYLANGELKHWEGDTAEVYSTISSTSKYRPTLLGTVPQLGEEEAMEALNSAVSAYGSGQGLWPTMKVADRIACMEKFVEQMKTKREEVVKFIMWEIGKNLPDSQKEFDRTVDYIYDTIEDYKQLDRDSAKFEKNSGVYAHIRRGPLGVVLCLGPYNYPLNETFTLLIPALIMGNTVIFKPAKLGVLLISPLLEAFQNSFPKGVVNVIYGRGRVLASPIMKSGKIDVLALIGNSKSANALQAQHPKGNRLRMVLGLEAKNPAIILPDADLDLAVEECISGTLSFNGQRCTALKVLYVHESVVEEFNRRFSYKVDHLKFGNPWEEGAKLTPLPEVDKPAYIQELIDDAVSKGAKILNEKGGALSENFIFPAVLYPVDESMRAFKEEQFGPLIPVVPFSDINEPLNDMAESNYGQQVSLFGKNVQTLSPLIDTLVNLVCRVNLNSSCQRGPDVYPFTGRKDSAFGTLSVHDALRSFSIRTFVASKDNEYNNAILEELLERKTSNFISTDYIL; encoded by the coding sequence ATGAGCGATACATTTCAAGACATTCCACAAGAGTTTAAAATCGAATCGATATACCATCAAAACACTTACTTGGCCAATGGCGAATTAAAGCATTGGGAAGGCGATACTGCCGAGGTGTATTCTACAATTTCCTCAACTTCTAAATATCGTCCTACATTGCTGGGTACGGTACCGCAATTGGGTGAAGAAGAGGCTATGGAAGCTTTAAATTCAGCTGTTTCGGCTTATGGAAGCGGACAAGGTTTGTGGCCAACAATGAAGGTGGCCGATAGAATTGCTTGCATGGAGAAGTTTGTTGAACAAATGAAGACCAAACGCGAAGAGGTGGTTAAATTCATCATGTGGGAAATTGGTAAAAATCTGCCAGATTCTCAAAAGGAGTTCGATAGAACGGTTGATTATATTTACGATACTATTGAAGACTACAAACAATTAGATCGTGATTCAGCTAAATTTGAAAAAAACTCGGGTGTTTATGCACACATACGGCGTGGGCCACTTGGTGTTGTTTTGTGTTTGGGACCTTATAATTATCCGTTAAATGAAACTTTTACATTACTTATTCCGGCCTTGATAATGGGGAATACGGTAATTTTTAAACCAGCTAAGCTTGGTGTACTCCTTATTTCCCCGTTGTTGGAGGCCTTTCAAAATAGTTTTCCAAAAGGTGTCGTAAATGTTATTTATGGCCGTGGAAGAGTTTTGGCTAGTCCAATCATGAAATCAGGCAAAATTGATGTTTTGGCATTAATTGGTAACAGCAAATCGGCAAATGCCTTACAAGCACAGCATCCAAAGGGGAATAGGTTGCGTATGGTTTTAGGGTTGGAAGCTAAAAATCCAGCTATTATTTTACCCGATGCCGATTTAGATTTGGCTGTTGAAGAATGTATTTCCGGTACCTTGTCTTTTAACGGGCAACGGTGTACCGCCCTTAAAGTGCTTTATGTACATGAATCGGTTGTTGAAGAGTTTAATCGTCGTTTTTCTTATAAAGTAGATCATCTCAAATTTGGAAATCCTTGGGAAGAAGGAGCAAAATTAACTCCGCTTCCAGAAGTTGATAAGCCCGCTTATATTCAAGAGCTTATTGATGATGCCGTAAGTAAAGGTGCTAAAATATTGAATGAAAAAGGTGGGGCGCTTAGTGAAAACTTTATTTTTCCGGCTGTGCTTTACCCTGTAGATGAAAGTATGCGTGCATTTAAAGAAGAACAGTTTGGACCATTAATTCCTGTTGTACCGTTTTCAGATATTAACGAACCTTTAAATGATATGGCCGAGTCTAATTATGGTCAGCAAGTCAGTTTGTTTGGTAAAAATGTACAAACCTTGTCGCCGCTCATCGACACACTTGTTAACTTAGTTTGCCGTGTAAACCTTAATAGTTCTTGCCAACGTGGACCAGATGTTTATCCATTTACAGGGAGAAAGGATTCGGCTTTTGGAACCTTGAGCGTGCACGATGCGTTACGGTCGTTTTCAATAAGAACCTTTGTTGCTTCAAAAGATAACGAATACAACAATGCCATTTTAGAAGAACTTTTAGAACGTAAAACCTCTAACTTTATAAGCACAGATTATATTTTATAA
- the ilvA gene encoding threonine ammonia-lyase IlvA yields the protein MKAQQKTYFPSMDDVKKAAETIISVSEVTALSQSFRLSKKFDANILLKREDLQQVRSYKIRGAYNKISSLTQAEALKGVVCASAGNHAQGVALSCKLLKIKGTVFMPSPTPNQKIEQVKMFGEDFIEIKLVGDTFDDASRAAMAECKEQGKIFIHPFDDKKVIEGQATIGLEILEQSTAPIDYVFIAIGGGGLASGLSTVFKTLSPKTKIIGVEPEGAPSMKVSIENNKNTELEHIEKFVDGAAVKRVGDLNFAICKKNLDDVITVPEGKVCETILELYNKDATVVEPAGALSISALDFYAEKIKGKTVVCVVSGSNNDITRTAEIKERALLYANLKHYFIVNFPQRAGALKEFVVEILGENDDITYFQYAKKTNRENGSAVVGVRLKSADDLKPLISKMKQRKFYGDYLNDKPDLFQFLV from the coding sequence ATGAAAGCGCAGCAGAAAACCTATTTCCCCAGTATGGATGACGTGAAGAAAGCAGCCGAAACGATTATAAGCGTTTCAGAAGTAACCGCTTTAAGTCAGAGCTTCAGGTTGTCCAAAAAGTTTGATGCTAATATTTTACTTAAACGTGAAGACCTTCAGCAAGTACGTTCATATAAAATCCGTGGCGCATACAATAAAATTAGCTCACTAACCCAAGCTGAGGCATTAAAAGGGGTAGTGTGTGCTAGTGCCGGTAATCATGCACAAGGAGTGGCCTTATCGTGTAAATTATTGAAAATAAAAGGCACTGTTTTTATGCCGTCGCCCACGCCCAATCAAAAAATAGAGCAGGTCAAAATGTTTGGTGAGGATTTTATTGAGATTAAGCTTGTTGGCGATACTTTTGATGATGCCAGTCGGGCCGCAATGGCCGAATGTAAAGAACAGGGTAAAATATTTATCCACCCTTTTGATGATAAAAAGGTTATTGAAGGCCAAGCGACTATCGGACTCGAAATTTTAGAACAATCAACAGCGCCAATTGATTATGTATTTATTGCCATTGGTGGAGGCGGTTTGGCATCGGGGCTTTCAACCGTATTTAAAACCTTGTCGCCAAAAACAAAAATTATAGGCGTAGAGCCTGAGGGCGCCCCATCGATGAAAGTGTCTATTGAAAACAACAAAAATACCGAGTTGGAACACATTGAAAAGTTTGTTGATGGTGCAGCCGTTAAGCGGGTGGGCGATTTAAACTTTGCCATCTGCAAAAAAAATCTGGATGATGTAATTACCGTACCTGAAGGCAAAGTGTGCGAAACTATTTTGGAACTATATAATAAAGACGCAACTGTAGTCGAGCCCGCTGGAGCATTGAGTATTTCAGCGCTCGATTTTTATGCCGAAAAAATAAAAGGTAAAACCGTAGTTTGTGTAGTTAGTGGCAGTAATAACGATATTACCCGAACGGCAGAGATAAAAGAACGGGCGTTACTTTACGCTAATTTAAAGCATTATTTTATTGTCAACTTTCCACAACGAGCTGGTGCATTAAAGGAATTTGTAGTTGAAATTTTAGGAGAAAACGATGATATTACGTATTTTCAATACGCTAAGAAAACCAACAGGGAAAATGGTTCGGCCGTAGTAGGAGTACGTTTAAAATCTGCCGATGACCTGAAGCCACTAATCTCTAAAATGAAACAACGGAAATTTTATGGCGATTACCTAAATGATAAACCTGATTTGTTTCAGTTCTTGGTTTGA
- the ilvC gene encoding ketol-acid reductoisomerase gives MGNYFNTLSLRDKLNQLSKCRFMDTSEFSDGVNALKGKKIVIVGCGAQGLNQGLNMRDSGLDISYALRDAAIAEKRASYVNATENGFTVGTYKELIPTADLVLNLTPDKQHTNVVNAVMPLMKKGATLAYSHGFNIVEEGMQIREDLTVIMVAPKSPGSEVREEYKRGFGVPTLIAVHEENDPEGKGWAQAKAYAVATGGDRAGVLASSFIAEVKSDLMGEQTILCGLLQTGSILCFDKMVEKGIEPGYASKLIQYGWETITEGLKYGGVTNMMDRLSNPAKIKAFELAEEMKDIMRPLFQKHMDDIIEGEFSKGMMEDWANDDKKLLDWRAATGETAFEKTPAGDDQISEQEYYDNGVLMVAFVKAGVELAFEAMVDSGIIDASAYYESLHETPLIANTIARKKLFEMNRVISDTAEYGCYLFDHACKPLLADFMKKIDTDVIGKPYAKDNGKAVDNAKLIAVNKALRSHPVEKVGEFLRASMTAMKPIV, from the coding sequence ATGGGAAATTATTTTAACACACTTTCGTTAAGAGACAAATTAAATCAATTATCGAAGTGTAGATTTATGGACACTTCAGAGTTTTCAGATGGAGTAAATGCTTTAAAAGGTAAAAAGATCGTCATTGTAGGATGTGGCGCCCAAGGATTAAACCAAGGGTTGAACATGAGAGATTCTGGATTGGATATTTCTTATGCCTTACGTGATGCAGCGATAGCAGAAAAGCGCGCTTCTTACGTTAATGCAACAGAAAATGGTTTTACGGTAGGTACATATAAAGAATTAATTCCAACGGCCGATTTGGTGTTGAACTTAACACCAGATAAGCAACATACCAATGTTGTAAATGCCGTAATGCCCTTAATGAAAAAAGGAGCGACTTTAGCTTATTCCCACGGATTTAATATTGTTGAAGAAGGCATGCAAATTCGTGAAGACCTTACCGTAATTATGGTAGCGCCTAAGTCGCCTGGTTCAGAGGTTCGTGAAGAGTATAAAAGAGGTTTTGGTGTGCCAACGCTAATCGCTGTACACGAAGAAAACGATCCAGAAGGAAAAGGTTGGGCACAAGCAAAAGCGTATGCTGTGGCCACCGGTGGCGATAGAGCAGGTGTTTTGGCATCGTCTTTTATTGCAGAAGTGAAATCAGACTTAATGGGCGAGCAAACCATTTTATGTGGATTGTTGCAAACCGGTTCTATCCTTTGTTTCGATAAAATGGTTGAAAAAGGCATCGAGCCAGGTTACGCTTCAAAATTAATCCAATACGGTTGGGAAACCATTACAGAAGGACTTAAGTACGGAGGTGTTACCAATATGATGGACCGTTTGTCTAACCCTGCTAAAATCAAAGCGTTTGAATTGGCTGAGGAGATGAAAGATATCATGCGTCCATTATTCCAAAAGCATATGGACGATATCATTGAAGGTGAATTTTCAAAAGGTATGATGGAAGATTGGGCCAACGATGATAAGAAATTGTTAGATTGGAGAGCGGCAACAGGCGAAACTGCATTTGAAAAAACACCGGCTGGTGATGATCAAATCTCTGAGCAAGAGTATTACGACAACGGTGTTTTAATGGTGGCATTTGTAAAAGCAGGTGTAGAGCTAGCATTCGAGGCTATGGTAGATTCTGGAATTATCGATGCCTCTGCTTACTACGAGTCATTACACGAAACGCCACTTATCGCAAATACTATCGCGAGAAAGAAATTATTCGAGATGAACCGTGTAATTTCGGATACTGCAGAATACGGATGCTATTTATTTGATCATGCATGTAAGCCATTGTTGGCCGATTTCATGAAAAAGATAGATACCGATGTAATTGGTAAACCTTATGCAAAAGATAACGGTAAAGCTGTTGATAATGCTAAATTAATTGCAGTTAATAAAGCTTTAAGAAGCCACCCCGTTGAAAAAGTAGGAGAGTTTTTAAGAGCTTCAATGACAGCTATGAAACCAATAGTATAA
- the ilvN gene encoding acetolactate synthase small subunit: MNEDIKTFTISVYTENNIGLLNRISAIFQRRHINIESLTTSRSEIDGVNRFVIVVNITETNAKKIVKQIEKQVEAIRAYYHTDDETIFTESCMFKIKSSLLFDEPQIQNIIKESDTRIVTVNREFFVLEKSGRRHEIEALRRDLNVFGIMQFVRSGRIAVTKDEMKVTEVLTAFNNQ; the protein is encoded by the coding sequence ATGAACGAAGATATAAAAACATTCACCATATCGGTATATACCGAAAATAACATCGGTTTGTTAAACCGTATTTCGGCCATATTCCAACGAAGACACATAAACATTGAAAGTTTAACCACGTCAAGATCAGAAATTGATGGCGTTAACCGTTTTGTAATTGTAGTAAATATTACAGAAACCAATGCCAAGAAAATAGTTAAGCAAATTGAGAAACAGGTTGAAGCAATTCGAGCGTATTATCACACTGATGATGAAACTATTTTTACAGAATCTTGTATGTTTAAAATTAAGTCGAGCTTGTTATTTGATGAGCCTCAAATACAAAACATCATTAAAGAAAGCGATACCAGAATAGTGACTGTGAACCGCGAGTTTTTTGTGCTTGAAAAATCTGGTCGACGCCATGAAATTGAAGCCTTACGTCGCGATTTAAACGTGTTTGGTATCATGCAGTTTGTGCGTTCTGGTAGAATTGCAGTAACTAAAGATGAAATGAAAGTAACAGAAGTGCTAACAGCATTCAATAACCAATAA